One Panicum virgatum strain AP13 chromosome 9K, P.virgatum_v5, whole genome shotgun sequence genomic region harbors:
- the LOC120646671 gene encoding glucan endo-1,3-beta-glucosidase 10-like, with protein sequence MAPRRLLRAGWGPQRPCGSRLAAALCAAVAALALAPAADATSASLVGINYGRVGSNLPPPQSVLPLLEGLGIGRVRVYDADPAVLRAFARTGVELVVGVPDECLAAVADPGGAAQWLKRSIVPFLQDTKIAVLTIGNEVLTGGNSSALSRVLLPAMQSLHGAVAALGLDKQITVTTAHNLGVLGTSYPPSAGAFRKDLLPYLCPILDYLARTGSPFLVNAYPYFAYSDDPKGVQLDYALLEPGYAGVQDPNSRLHYPNLLVAQVDAVYHAIAAANTAASRVVEVRVSETGWPSAGAANETGATPQNAARYNSNAMRLVAEGRGTPLKPGVPLRAYVFALFNENLKPGLASERYYGLFKPDGTPAYELSFKLPRDNSTFGHGGGFGGSGGGNANGSSGYFNGGGNSGGYYDISAAAPARDPPGRWWRTWAQAAVAAAVLVVAV encoded by the exons atggcgccgcgccgcctgctCCGAGCCGGCTGGGGGCCTCAACGCCCGTGCGGCTCTCGCCTTGCCGCGGCGCTGTGCGCGGCCGTGGCCGCGCTGGCGCTGGCACCTGCCGCGGACGCCACGTCGGCATCGCTCGTGGGCATCAACTACGGCCGCGTCGGGAGCaacctcccgccgccgcagtcCGTGCTGCCGCTGCTCGAGGGCCTCGGCATTGGCCGCGTGCGGGTGTACGACGCCGACCCCGCCGTGCTGCGCGCGTTCGCCCGGACCGGGGTCGAGCTCGTCGTCGGCGTGCCGGACGAGTGcctggccgccgtcgccgacccgGGCGGCGCCGCGCAGTGGCTGAAGAGGAGCATCGTGCCATTCCTGCAGGACACCAAGATCGCCGTGCTCACCATCGGCAACGAGGTGCTCACCGGCGGCAACAGCTCCGCGCTCTCGCGCGTCCTGCTCCCGGCGATGCAGTCCCTGCACGGCGCGGTGGCCGCGCTCGGCCTCGACAAGCAGATCACCGTCACCACGGCACACAACCTCGGCGTGCTCGGCACGTCGTACCCGCCCTCGGCGGGGGCCTTCCGCAAGGACCTGCTCCCCTACCTCTGCCCCATCCTGGACTACCTCGCCCGGACCGGCTCGCCGTTCCTCGTCAACGCGTACCCCTACTTCGCCTACTCCGACGACCCCAAGGGCGTGCAGCTCGACTACGCGCTGCTCGAGCCGGGCTACGCCGGCGTCCAGGACCCCAACTCTCGGCTGCACTACCCGAACCTCCTCGTGGCGCAGGTGGACGCCGTGTACCACGCCATCGCGGCGGCCAACACCGCGGCGTCGCGGGTGGTGGAGGTGCGGGTCTCGGAGACCGGGTGGCCCTCCGCGGGGGCCGCCAACGAGACGGGCGCGACGCCGCAGAACGCGGCGCGGTACAACAGCAACGCGATGCGGCTGGTGGCGGAGGGCAGGGGCACGCCGCTTAAGCCCGGGGTGCCGCTGCGAGCCTACGTGTTCGCGCTCTTCAACGAGAACCTCAAGCCCGGGCTGGCGTCCGAGCGCTACTACGGCCTGTTCAAGCCCGACGGCACGCCGGCGTACGAGCTCTCCTTCAAGCTGCCGCGCGACAACTCCACcttcggccacggcggcggattcggcgggagtggcggcggcaACGCCAATGGCAGCAGCGGATACTTTAACGGCGGCGGAAACAGCGGCGGCTACTACGACATCtccgctgcggcgccggcgcgtgACCCTCCG GGCCGCTGGTGGCGGACGTGGGCGCAGGCGGCCGTGGCAGCAGCCgtgctggtggtggcggtgtgA
- the LOC120646672 gene encoding 26.7 kDa heat shock protein, chloroplastic-like yields the protein MAAAPFAIASCLSPAARLPVRAWRAARPAPGLVASGRARSLSAASAAQEDRDNAVDVQVSQNGGNRQQGNAVQRRPRRAAPLDISPFGLVDPMSPMRTMRQMLDTVDRLFDDAVGFPMAMRRSPAAGGGEVRLPWDIVEDEKEVKMRFDMPGLARDEVKVMVEDDTLVIRGEHKEEGAEGAGGDGWWKERSVSSGDMRLTLPDECDKSKVRAELKNGVLLVTVPKTEVERKVIDVHVQ from the exons ATGGCAGCTGCTCCGTTCGCGATCGCCAGCTGCCTCTCCCCGGCCGCGCGCCTCCCTGTCCGCGCATggagggcggcgaggccggcgcccGGGCTTGTGGCGTCCGGGAGGGCCCGCTCCCTCTCCGCGGCGTCCGCGGCGCAGGAGGACAGGGACAACGCCGTCGACGTCCAGGTCAGCCAGAACGGCGGCAACCGGCAGCAGGGCAACGCCgtccagcgccgcccgcgccgcgcggcgccaCTCGACATCTCCCCGTTCG GGCTAGTTGATCCGATGTCCCCGATGCGGACGATGCGGCAAATGCTGGACACGGTGGACCGGCTGTTCGACGACGCCGTGGGATTCCCCATGGCGATGCGGAGGTccccggcggcaggcggcggcgaggtgcgccTGCCGTGGGACATCGTGGAGGACGAGAAGGAGGTGAAGATGCGGTTCGACATGCCGGGGCTGGCGCGTGACGAGGTgaaggtgatggtggaggaCGACACGCTGGTGATCCGCGGCGAGCacaaggaggagggcgcggaAGGCGCCGGTGGGGACGGGTGGTGGAAGGAGCGCAGCGTGAGCTCGGGCGACATGCGGCTGACGCTGCCGGACGAGTGCGACAAGAGCAAGGTGCGCGCCGAGCTCAAGAACGGCGTGCTCCTCGTCACCGTGCCCAAGACCGAGGTGGAGCGCAAGGTCATCGACGTGCACGTCCAGTAG